In Procambarus clarkii isolate CNS0578487 chromosome 50, FALCON_Pclarkii_2.0, whole genome shotgun sequence, one genomic interval encodes:
- the LOC138351695 gene encoding S-antigen protein-like codes for MVNSPLGVMVNSPLSVMVNSPLGVMVNSSLSSPGRNGQQNPECNGQQSPGRNGQQNPECNGQQYPERNGQQNPECNGQQNPECNGQQNPERNGQQYPERNGQQNPECNGQQNPECNGLQLPECNGLQLPECNGLQLPECNGQQYPERNGQQNPECNGQQYPECNGLQLPECNGQQYPERNGQQNPERNGQQYPECNGLQLPECNGQQYPERNGQQYPERNGQQYPECNGLQLPEHNGQQYPECNG; via the exons atggtcaacagtcccctgggcgtaatggtcaacagtcccctgagtgtaatggtcaacagtcccctgggcGTAATGGTCAACAGTTCCCTGagc tcccctgggcgtaatggtcaacagaaccctgagtgtaatggtcaacagtcccctgggcGTAATGGTCAACAGAACCCTGAGTGTAATGGTCAACAGTACCCGGAGCGTAATGGTCAACAGAACCCTGAGTGTAATGGTCAACAGAACCCTGAGTGTAATGGACAACAGAACCCTGAGCGTAATGGACAACAGTACCCGGAGCGTAATGGTCAACAGAACCCTGAGTGTAATGGTCAACAGAACCCTGAGTGTAATGGTCTACAGTTACCGGAGTGTAATGGTCTACAGTTACCGGAGTGTAATGGTCTACAGTTACCGGAGTGTAATGGTCAACAGTACCCTGAGCGTAATGGACAACAGAACCCTGAGTGTAATGGACAACAGTACCCGGAGTGTAATGGTCTACAGTTACCGGAGTGTAATGGTCAACAGTACCCTGAGCGTAATGGACAACAGAACCCTGAGCGTAATGGacaacagtacccagagtgtaatGGTCTACAGTTACCGGAGTGTAATGGTCAACAGTACCCTGAGCGTAATGGACAACAGTACCCGGAGCGTAATGGTCAACAGTACCCGGAGTGTAATGGTCTACAGTTACCGGAGCATAATGGTCAACAGTACCCGGAGTGTAATGGTTAA
- the LOC138351696 gene encoding S-antigen protein-like, with amino-acid sequence MVNSPLSVMVNSPLGIMVNSPLGIMVNSPLSSPGRNGQQSPGRNGQQSPGRNGQQNPGRNGQQNPGRNGQQNPGRNGQLPPGHNGQQSPGRNGQQSPECNGQQSPECNGQQSPECNGQQSPGRNGQQFPERNGQQSPECNGQQNPGRNGQQSPGRNGQQNPGRNGQQNPECNGQQNPECNGQQNPERNGQQNPGRNGQQNPECNGQQNPECNGLQLPECNGQQSPGRNGQQSPGRNGQQSPGQP; translated from the exons atggtcaacagtcccctgagtgtaatggtcaacagtcccctgggcataatggtcaacagtcccctgggcataatggtcaacagtcccctgagT tcccctgggcgtaatggtcaacagtcccctgggcgtaatggtcaacagtcccctgggcGTAATGGTCAACAGAACCCTGGGCGTAATGGTCAACAGAACCCTGGGCGTAATGGTCAACAGAACCCTGGGCGTAATGGTCAACTGCCCCCTGGGcataatggtcaacagtcccctgggcgtaatggtcaacagtcccctgagtgtaatggtcaacagtcccctgagtgtaatggtcaacagtcccctgagtgtaatggtcaacagtcccctgggcGTAATGGTCAACAGTTCCCTGagcgtaatggtcaacagtcccctgagtgtaatggtcaacagaaccctgggcgtaatggtcaacagtcccctgggcGTAATGGTCAACAGAACCCTGGGCGTAATGGTCAACAGAACCCTGAGTGTAATGGTCAACAGAACCCTGAGTGTAATGGTCAACAGAACCCTGAGCGTAATGGTCAACAGAACCCTGGGCGTAATGGTCAACAGAACCCTGAGTGTAATGGTCAACAGAACCCTGAGTGTAATGGTCTACAGTTACCGGagtgtaatggtcaacagtcccctgggcgtaatggtcaacagtcccctgggcgtaatggtcaacagtcccctgggc aaccctga